taacagagcaatgtcgccaggacgactaactggcaaaacaggcttaaataatagtctctgactagagcaggtgcgtgatccgaacacatgagacaggtgaaactaatcagtcgtcatggaaactaaaacaaacaagggagcgcaaacaggaactactggagtcttaaacagaaaataacaaaaaacctgatccagaccacagatcatgacaggtttggaataacccaacattgtagtgagcttaactcagcttttgtgttaaataattcaacccaatagttgggttgggaataacccaagattaagttatcataactcaacattttggttaaataattcaacgcaaaagatgggttgaaaaaatgtacccaaaatgttgagttcaaataactcaaataagggcttcatccttttctgaaccagcagttttGGTACAATCGGGTTATTTTTCAAGCCCACATTGTTTAGTGTGAATAGCACAGGTGAAGCGACACCAGGTCTTCGGTCCCTACTTCTCAGAATCAGTGTGAACGGGGTTAGACTGAAAGGGGCTTAAGAACATATTGATCCAAAGCTCACGTGGCTCGGCCCGAATAAGAGAGGGGCTTAAACACAAAGCGGCTTCTAATAAAAGCCCTGCTGAGATCAAACAGATTAGGGATCAAATGTTTCTTCCATCATTCTGTCCTCCTTACAGCTGCCAAAGAAATTCACAGAGGAGAGCTTTGCCAATCACATCCGCAGTTTGATTACCGACGACAGGACGCACGAGGCCCAGTATTACAACATAACGCCCTACTTGGACGGTGTTGGCACCACCCATGTCTCCGTGCTGGCCCAGGACGGCTCGGCGGTGTCCGTCACCAGCAGCATCAACCACATGTCGGTGCACTCACCTCCCGTCTTCACACAGGTGTTTCCATATCTGCATCTTCAGGCTTCTTCATTCTTTTTACTCGCAGATTTGGTgcaaaaatattttccccaacaACCGGAGTTATCCTCAACAATCAGTTGTCCGACTTCTGTGGGAAAGTTGATCGTTTCTATGCAGGTAGGCCCAACTATATTCCTATGTCACTTGTTTCACATTTTGTGACGTTACAGATGTATTCCAATAtagatggtggtagtattatgatctgggactgttttgctgccaatggaactgctgctttaaaggcctactgaaatggttttttaaatttaaacgggaatagcagatccaatctgtgtcatacttgatcatttcgcgatattgccatatttttgctgaaaggatttagtagagaacatcgacgataaagttcgcaacttttgctcgctgataaaaaaaagccttgcctgtagcggaagtagcgtgacgtcacaggagctagtattcctcacaattttcctttgtttacaatggagcgagagagattcggagcgacaaagcgacgattaccccattaatttgagcgaggctgaaagattcgtggatgaggaacgttacagtgaaggacttgagaggcagtgcaggacgtatctttattcgctctgaccgtaacttaggtacaagctggctcattggattccacactctctcctttttctattgtggatcacggatttgtatttgaaagcacctgggatactatatcctcttgaaaatgagagtcgagaacgcaaaatggacattcaaagtgacttttatctccacaatacattggtgacacacttagctactgagctaacgtgatagcatcgttctcaaatgaagatagaaacaaaataaataaacccctgactggaaggatagacagaagatcaacaatactattaaaccatgtacatgtaactacacggttaaaaattctcagcctggtaaggcttaacaatgctgttgctaacgacgctaaggctaatttagcaacttagcaaccggacctcacagaactatgataaaacattagcgctccacctacgccagccagccctcatcttcccatcaacagccgtgctcacctgcattccagcgatcgacggcgcgacgaaggacttcatccgtgggtttggcggcaagcatcggctaggcgtctgctaagtaagtagtccttgttgtgttgctgtaagtattgtacttagccgctaagatcCCTATCgagcccacctacaacgttcttctttgcagcctccattgttcattaaacaaattgcaaaagattcaccaacacagatgtccagaatactgtggaattttgtcgaagaaaacaagaggtttttgtatcgggtccgatggggtccaaacacttccgtggattttgtgacgttacgcgcataaatcatatccaaaggagtttttcaagcggaagtttggcgggaaatgtcaaatgtcactttataagttaacccggccgtattggcatgtgttgcaatgttaagatttcatcattgatatataaactatcagactgcgtggtcgctagtagtggctttcagtaggcctttaaatgggacaatgaaaaaggaggattacctccaaattgttcaggacaagctaaaatcatcaacccggaggttgggtcttgttgggtgttccaacaggacaatgaccccaaacacacctcaaaagtggtcaaggaatggctaaatcaggctagaatgaaggttttagaatggccttcccaaagtcctgacttaaaggtgtggacaatgctgaagaaacaagtccatgtgagaaaatcaacacatttagctgaactgcaccaattttgtggtcaaaaactcaagcagaagcttgtggatggctaccaaaagtgccttattgcagtgaaataaGATACAttgcggggtttgaactcacaacctacccatctcaggggggACGCtccaaccactagaccactgagtaagTTCTTGAAAGTAACTTGACTGCCATCGGACCAACCAAGCTCGTGGCATCGTatccaaaaagacttgaggctgtaattgccgtcaaaggtgcatcaacaaagtattccgCAGAGACTGTAAATACTTACACACTTGTCAGTTGTATTTTTCTAttcttaatacatttgcaaaattaaaacaaCTTTTCACTTTGTCATTACGGGgtgttgtctgtagaattttgaggacacaaataaatccgaatcagaatcagaatagtttttttattgccattgtttgagaacgggttcacaaactaggaatttttgtatgtatgtaaaaatgtatccattctggaataaagctgtaacataacaaaatgtggaacaagtgaatactttccggatgcactgtatctttaaaggcctactgaaatgacattttcttatttaaacggggatagcagatccattctatgtgtcatacttgatcatttcgcgatattgccatatttttgctgaaaggatttagtagagaacatcgacgataaagttggcaacttttggtcgctgataaaaaaaagcctgtagcggaagtagcgtgacgtcacaggttgtggagctcctcacatctgcacattgtttacaatcatggccaccagcagcgagagcgattcagaccgagaaagcgacaattaccccattaatttgagcgaggatgaaagatttgtggatgaggaaagtgagagtgaaggattagagggcagtggaagcaattcagagagggaagatgctgtgagaggcgggtgggacctgatattcagctgggaatgactacaacagtaaataaacacaagacatatatatactctattagccacaacacaaccaggattatatttaatatgccacaaattaatccgcataacaaacaccttcgccctcccgtccatataacccgccaatacaactcaaacacccgcacaacacactcaaccccacagcccaaagtactgttcacctccgtaaagttcatacagcacatatatttccccaaagttacgtacgtgacatgcacatagcggcacgcacgtacgggcaagccatcaaatgtttggaagccaaagctgtactcacggtagcgcgtctgctatccaactcaaagtcctcctggctgtgttgctgcagccacccgctaatacaccgcttcccacctacagctttcttctttgctgtcttcattgtttattaaacaaattgcaaaagattcaccaacacagatgtccagaatactgtggaattttgcgatgaaaacagacgacttaatagctggccacaatgctgtcccaatatgtccgctacaatccgtgacgtcacacgcaaacgtcatcataccgagacgttttcagcataTATTACTAATGtagcccggccgtattggcatgtgttgcaatgttaagatgtcatcattgatatataaactatcagactgcgtggtcgctagtagtggctttcagtaggcctttaacagctgCGATACAGGGCCAAAAGACGTCTGCTGATTGCACGTCTCGCCATTTTCTTTGCATATTTTCACATTGATGAGCTTGAAAGCGCGTCAAGGCCTTCGTTCTGTTGGCAGGGGAGCAGCCTCCGTCCTCCATGGCTCCCACCGTGCTCAGGTCCGAGTCCAAGACGCTGGTGATCGGCTCAACGGGTTCGACTATGATCACGACAGCCATGGCCTCTGTAGGTGACCTTGGCAGTCCAGCCCTTTAGACCAATTACAGCCTTTCACTGTTGTCatgatgtgttgtcttcatcatcTGGCCCACGCTTTGTTCCTTCTTCCTTCCAGACAATCATGAATCACCTTTGGTTTGGAAAGAGCCTCAAGGAGGCCATTGCCACACCGGTTGTTTTTGTGGACTCTGATAATGCGGTGAAGTTTGAACCCAACTTCGATACGGTAACTCTCTAAATACATGCTTTTTGTTTTTGGAACCCACCAAGCTACATTATATCCAAATGTTAatgttagaagagaaagtcaaacacaaatacaaggaatagaaattgaaagagtaaatgaaaccaaatttcaagTTTTtaatgattgattgaatgattggaaattgtgatgtatcatgttgtatgcatgcatgtgtgatgcatcatgttgcatgcatgcatgtgtgatgcatcatgttgtatgcatgcatgtgtgatgtatcatgttgcatgcatgcatgtgtgatgtatcatgttgtatgaatgcatgtgtgatgtatcatgttgtatgcatgcatgtgggatgtatcatgttgtatgaatgcatgtgtgatgtatcatgttgtatgcatgcatgtgggatgtatcatgttgtatgcatgcatgtgtgatgtatcatgttgtatgaatgcatgtgtgatgtatcatgttgtatgcatgcatgttggatgcatcatgttgtatgcatgcatgtgtgatgcatcatgttgcatgcatgcatgtgtgatgcatcatgttgcatgcatgcatgtgtgatgtatcatgttgtatgcatgcatgtgtgatgcatcacgttgtatgcatgcatgtgtggtgcatcatgttgcatgcatgcatgtgtgatgcatcatgttgtatgcatgcatgtgtgatgcatcatgttgtatgcatgcatgtgtgatgtatcatgttgtatgcatgcatgtgtggtgcatcatgttgcatgcatgcatgtgtgatgcatcatgttgcatgcatgcatgtgtgatgcaccatgttgtatgcatgcatgtgtgatgcatcatgttgtatgcatgcatgtgtgatgcaccatgttgtatgcatgcatgtgtgatgcaccATGTTGcacgcatgcatgttccaaatacacTGAAAGTCAAGTCAAGTGGGTGTTGTCTTGCAGCATGTGGTAGAGGATCTGCAAGCCCTGGGACACGTGCATAAAAGTGCCAAGAAGTTCTACAACGTAGTCAACGCTGTGGCGGAGGAGGACGGCTGCATCTGTGCCGTGTCTGATGCCAGGAAACTGGGTCAAGCAGCAGGTTACTGACACCATGTGACAGTAATAATGGATACGGTATATTTGTGTCGCTCAATAAAATGCAACATGTACTGCAGCCATGGATTTGAGTTAGGAACGTCCCTATACAACTTTATCCACTTATGATGTACCGATATTGGAACCTCATATCTATATTAATCCTATACAATCTAAGATGGATTCATATATAattgtgttattttgtagtttgtaaTGTTAGAAAAAGCTTGATTAAGCAAAACAAGTCAAACAAAGTACAATGGGAGGTATgataaacactaacctatttattactaaccatctggaatggatttatgctgtctttaaactgaagtggtaattgtttttttggtgccaccttgtggccacaataattcataaaTTTTAGGTCATGACGCAGTAAACTGACATGTTTGTTACTTTATAATATGCTTCTGCctgggagactttgtatgtgtactgAATGTGCCACTAGAAGGATTTGGACTTgttaatattgacaaatgtgttgttttccactgcaatattgttcagttaAGGACACTTTTTTACATATTTCTCACTTGCTTGCTATTGTGTGCTTTGTTGTTGTATAGCTGCCAGCTCCTGTAGTGGCCTATAAcccaccatgtttacctttttaaatgacttgactaaaattccagaaaaaaacaaccttgtgtgtttattggtggACATTTAcaaaagcccaaaagcagtgaagttgtcacgttgtgtaaatgctaaataaaaagagaatacaacaaatccttttcaacttatattcaattgaactgcaaagacaagatatttaacgttcaaactgagaaaccaaGGACTATAAAACTAGGAGCCATTAAccctttacacttacatgttgcggttaatagtattctatctttatttgtcgttatttttattttctgaataaatgatgcgataatgttcattttcaatctatcaagataaattttttttaatcaaattacaggatgttattgatgtagtttgatcattttcctcgactgatgtactagcatcatgtgctttattttgtacatatgtagcatcatctacaaagatacaaagaattgctattgcgacatccagtggacacatttagaacagcagtttcttttattcCAAAatgtcaggttcatttttatactttgcaaactcatcccgcgggtcgTATAAAACCTGGTCTgtacgtttgacagccctagtttaaacATTGTCAGGATAACAACAAATGTGTGTCTTTGTCTTGCATTTAAAGCTCTGACATTAAACCTGACTTTTTGGCGGTGGGTTCTGTTGCCCCATCTCATGGTATTTGGACCTCAGGGGGTGTGACCATCACACTGTGTTTTGACCTTATGGGACCCACCTGTTGCAAATGCCACATTACAACGTCTGGCAGCAGGAACAAAAGGTTGCCAGGAGCATCATGGGTAGGTTCTCATCCTATGACAAACCGTGACTTTTTGGCAAACAGGGGCGGAGGCCCAGGCGGGGACACAGACGATCCACGGCCGCTGGCTCGGAAGCTCGTTTAGAATCCTGCCAACCAATCCGGAGCAGCAGTCCTCAGGGATCACTGGCCCGCTTGCAGACTAATCTCCATAAATAAATCAACTGAGCTGAAAAGGAAACAAATCCAGACATTCCTCACTCAGTGGATcaattgttttattggcagaattTGGCTTTGGCAAATACGAGCTACAAGGGAATGTGTATACATGAAAGACGCTACAAAGTGGATAAGTGTTCTCCCTTGCTCAGACTTAAACAAATCAACATAAAAGGTgcctgcaatcacaaatgacgtTACATATTTTGGCCTTTGGTTCCTGCCTAATTACTCCAGTAGACACCGTTTGATGTAATGACAGCTGCTATAGTCACACAATTGGACAAAAGACAACAGAACACAAATCATTACATCGGTAGTCAGACACTTTACTGTAACAACACTCTGtataaaatacacatttaaacaTTTAGGAGTATATTGTGATGGAACAGGTTCTTAGAACAATCAGGAGCCATTTGGATCAGCATTTTAAAGAAGACAGCCTCCTCATACTATTCGTCTATAGAGCTATGCAAAATGGAGAAAAACACGCAGAAAAAAGTGCATTGAAGTGCATTGCAGTGTTTGGGTCAGTCCGACCTTGTGTGCTACCGCAAAAGACACGACCACTTCAAGTCTGTCTAAGTCACCAGGTAACAGTCCTAAAAACCGAGAGAACCACTGAAGAACGGTAGGTATACGTGAGGGACAACAGACACATCATTGAATGAACAAAGACAAGACAACAGCTGCTTAAATGAGTTGGTGTGGATTCAGAGGTCAGTGGTATGGACATACCGAAACACCGGCAATGACAACATCACAGAGGTGATTTAAGCAAGTATGGAAACCGTCGCTGAGTCCTACCTGTCGTCTTCCAAGATGGCTTTGCTCACCAAAACACCAAAAACATTGAGTGAGAGACACGTTTTTACTTGGGGGTTTACATGTACGCAAGGGTAGTCACAAGTAGACATTAGGAAAgggggttgaaaaaaaaaaaagtcttgaccTAGCAGTTTTGCTCGGGTCACGTGACGGGCCGACGGCTGTATAGTCTGTTGAACTTGTGTCATAGCTTTTGTTGAGAGCTTAACAGAGAACACACAATGTGGGGTGAAGCTCTGCCTGCCGGAGATCGTCTCAGTCCCGGTCCGGACCCCAGAGGGACGCACTGCTTTCAAAACCACTTGAGCGGCTACCGGAAATGTGCTTGTCCAGTCCGGCGACTGATTGAAATTGGTATTGGCTTCTCAGCTGCTACGATCAGACAGAGATTGAGTAAAGGGGGGGTGCGCGACACAGCAAGAGAAAGAGACCCTTCTCCTATGAATCCAGTCCTCCGAAGAAACCGCACCCCGTTGCCAAGAGCACCATCCACCAACACGGTAAGTCTACAACCGTGGCTGCCACTCCTCCGTCATCCGGTGCAGTTTCATTCTGTGACGTCTTGAAATTGCTTGGTTGAGAGTTTCACAATGTTGTTTCCCTCCCCTTGTGCCTAAAAGTGTGACTGGGCTGGTGGGTGTGAGGGTGGTCGAGCTAAAGGTATATTCTGGGCCTCGCTGTGTGACAGCACACTCCTTCACCTCTCACAGTAGTGAAAGGTGAATTCTTTGGAGAGCTGCTTCTCACCTAAGCTCCACGGCTCCAAGTCATATTTGTCGACCACACCCTCTTGTGCATCttcgtcctcctcttcctcgcaGTGACTCGGCTCTTCGATAGACGTCTCCAGGTGGTAGGAGTAGGGCTGGCCCTCTGTGTACTCATAAATGGTGGGTAGACTGCTCTTCAGGCTACAGCGCCGCCGCAGAGCCACCAACAGCGGCTGGGGCATGGTGAAAATGTCGACATTGTTGCCCAGGTCTATCCAGGCCAAGCTGGAGAACTTCTTGGGGTCTTTCAGCATCTCAGTCAGGTCTTTGAGTACAGCCAAGGTGAGACGGTTGCCGTTCAGGGCCAGGTTATTGAGTTTGGGCAGTGAGGCGAGAAGGGGAAGAAGAACCCTGAGGTTTTCGTCCTGGAGCTCAGTAAAGCTGATGTCCACCGCCACCACGCTGTCTCTATTGTTCTGGAGGTAGAAGGCCACCTGACGGACATCCCTGGTGGACAGAGGGATGCCCGACAAGTCCACAGTGTCGTTGGACAGCTTTTTCTGCAGCGTCGTCTTGAGACTGTAAGGGTGAAAGGAACACACATATTAGGTAAAGGACTTTTTAGCTTTAAAAGTCTGAACAACAAGGTTTTAGTTTGGTTCACTGATCTGGAAACACGAGCCTACATTCATGTTGTGTTTTCTGTGTTGTGTAACAGGGGGGGTGAAGGGGGCCAATAAAATGGGCTCGGGGCAAAAGGCTGACTGCAGCATGGACACTGACTAAACAGCAGAGCCAAAACATCCAGGCCAGCCAAGATAACAGAGCTCTTTAGTGCACGGAGTTAAACCGAAAACACACCGTGGGCCTGATCCACAGTACCAAACGTTTGCTTGTATTAAAACCCGTGCAAAGttgatagcgcacgcaaagctgCTCCACTTAGCTTGTTCGCAGAGGACTGCATCCcttaatgtccagggtgagtggaccgtctggatgttggaatggttgcaattgaataaaaaatgtgggaaatgaAGAGGTTTGtaattgcccgttcattttcaatggggaaaagTTCCTGGTAATGTTGGGAAAACCAATAATTGTTCTAGTATTTGTTAATTAATAGCTTGAATGTCCTGACGAAGAAGGTtgttttgatgttggaatggttgaaATTGGATTACAAATGTGGGAGGAGCTGAAATACAAAAGTTAATTGGACATACTGAAATTGAAAAgtgggaattcctggtaatcagggaattttcagaaccGGTAAACATGCTGGGTTGAATATTCAGGGTGAGTGGACTCtctggatgttggaacggttgcaATTGAATAGAAAATGTGGGAAATGAAGAGGTTTGTAAtcgcccgttcattttcaatggggaaaagTTCCTGGTAATGCTGGGAAAACCAAGAATTGTTCTAGTATTTGTTAATTAATAGCTTGAATGTCTTGACGGAGACGGAtgttttgatgttggaatggttgaaATTGGATTACAAATGTGGGAGGAGCTGAAATACAAAAGTTAATTGGACATACTGAAATTGAAAAGaggtaattcctggtaatcaggaaaTGTTCAGAACCGGTAAACATGTTGGGTTGAATGTTCAGGGTGAGTGGACTGTCTGGATGTTTGAACGGTTGCAATTGagtaaaaaatgtgggaaatgaAGAGGTTTGTAAtcgcccgttcattttcaatggggaaaagTTCCTGGTAATGCTGGGAAAACCAAGAATTGTTCTAGTATTTGTTAATTAATAGCTTGAAAGTCTTGACGGAGACGGAtgttttgatgttggaatggttgaaatcggataaaaaatgtgggagtagttGAAATACAAAAGTTAATTGGACATACTGAAAttgaaaagtgaagtgaagtgaattatatttatatagcgctttttctcaagtgactcaaagcgctttacatagtgaaacccaatatctaagttacattcaaaccagtgtgggtggcactgggagcaggtgggtaaagtgtcttgcccaaggacacaacggcagtgactaggatggcggaagcggggatcgaacctgcaaccctcaagttgctggcacggccgctctacaaaTTACCTCTAAAAGaggtaattcctggtaatcaggaaaTGTTCAGAACCGGTAAACATGTTGGGTTGAATGTTCAGGGTGAGTGGACTGTCTGGATGTTTGAACGGTTGCAATTGagtaaaaaatgtgggaaatgaAGAGGTTTGTAAtcgcccgttcattttcaatggggaaaagTTCCTGGTAATGCTGGGAAAACCGAGAATTGTTCTTGCATTTTCTCATTAATATCTTGAATGTCCTGACGAAGACagatgttttgacggtggaacgtttGCAATTGAATACAAAATGTGGGAAATGAAGAGGTTTGtaattgcccgttcattttcagtGGGGAAAAGTTCCTGGTAATGTTGGGAAAACCAATAATTGTTCTAGTATTTGTTAATTAATAGCTTGAATGTCCTGACGGAGACGGAtgttttgatgttggaatggttgaaatcggataaaaaatgtgggagtagttGAAATACAAAAGTTAATTGGACATACTGAAATTGAAAAGATtgtaattcctggtaatcaggaaaTGTTCAGAACCGGTAAACATGTTGGGTTGAATATTCGGGGTGAGTGGACTCTCTGGATGTTTGAACGGTTGCAATTGAATACAAAATGTGGGAAATGAAGAGGTTTGCAATTGCCCGTTCATTCTCAATGGGGAAAAGTTCCTGGTAATGCTGGGAAAACCAAGAATTGTTCTAGTATTTGTTAATTAATAGCTTGAATGTCTTGACGGAGACGGAtgttttgatgttggaatggttgaaatcggataaaaaatgtgggagtagttGAAATACAAAAGTTAATTGGACATACTGAAATTGAAAAGAGGGAAATCCTGGTAATCAGGAAATGTTCAGAACCGGTAAACATGTTGGGTTGAATGTTCAGGGTGAGTGGACAGTCTGAATGTTGGAACGGTTGCAATTGAATAGAAAATGTGGGAA
This genomic interval from Entelurus aequoreus isolate RoL-2023_Sb linkage group LG06, RoL_Eaeq_v1.1, whole genome shotgun sequence contains the following:
- the lrrc75ba gene encoding leucine-rich repeat-containing protein 75B; translation: MGSRLSRHNSLDGDAFSRKRRGILDGAAEGERRGGGGGGGGGGGGGDFLFALMLKTDKLPGMLRRSNHSPYARRVAWIKNIQKLLRDRRMEQASEVLKLLRKDLGLEGTSLNDILYKNAAFLNLVDPISHELLLSLAREMQNPKKDADTIKSSDKICRQLIYHLTPHSKWLRQSMSRQKSQACLKTTLQKKLSNDTVDLSGIPLSTRDVRQVAFYLQNNRDSVVAVDISFTELQDENLRVLLPLLASLPKLNNLALNGNRLTLAVLKDLTEMLKDPKKFSSLAWIDLGNNVDIFTMPQPLLVALRRRCSLKSSLPTIYEYTEGQPYSYHLETSIEEPSHCEEEEDEDAQEGVVDKYDLEPWSLGEKQLSKEFTFHYCER